From one Microbacterium sp. 10M-3C3 genomic stretch:
- a CDS encoding helix-turn-helix transcriptional regulator, translating to MARPTRVVNSIRTHRERLGLTQAELARRVGVTRQTLIAIELGRYSPSLELAFQICAEFSARLDDVFAYHPD from the coding sequence ATGGCGCGTCCGACCCGGGTGGTCAACAGCATCCGCACGCATCGAGAGCGGCTCGGCCTCACGCAGGCGGAGCTCGCGCGACGGGTGGGCGTGACGCGGCAGACCCTCATCGCGATCGAACTGGGCCGCTACTCGCCGAGCCTCGAGCTCGCGTTCCAGATCTGCGCCGAGTTCTCCGCCCGGCTCGATGACGTGTTCGCGTACCACCCGGACTGA
- the mfd gene encoding transcription-repair coupling factor, with protein MTIPGIVRALEQADSFREAASLAVADVDLSLVDGLDAPALAGLLERRRAGGRPAALLVIAPTGRRAESIGPALSAVLPGAEVLHFPAWETLPHERLSPSPETVGRRIAVLRRIATWDGATPLIVTASVRSALQPVAAGLGDVEPVDLRVGARGYDLETVVARLVELAYHRVDMVSRRGEFAVRGGILDVFPPTADHPLRVDFFGDEVDAIRAFSVADQRSLPGEVPAVTLMASRELLLTDDVRARAAQLRDEFPGLRAMLEKMAEGIPVEGMESLTPILLDTLSPLADFLPEGAAVALVDPERAVTRAMTLGETNREFLDAAWSAATAGARVPIDLDSGDFLTLPELRDAAHARGGVWWTLSAFDSGASDAAAEGLEVAEGSAVRIRARAVPSFQGNVDGATAHIGELLADGWSVVVAASGSGLVDRARDVLADRGIAARRVDDVRGVPEPGVAHVVAASLERGFELPEVRFAVLTETEFYGRTIGGDSRVVKKLASRRRNVVDPLQLKPGDFVVHATHGIGKFVELAQREVSSGGRNPTKTTREYVVLEYAPSKRGYPGDKLFVPTDQLDLLSRYVGGEAPTLSKMGGSDWAAAKGRARKAVRDIAVELVKLYSARMASKGHAFGPDTPWQRELEEAFPFAETPDQLQTIDEIKADMEKPIPMDRLLSGDVGFGKTEVAVRAAFKAIQDGKQVAMLVPTTLLVKQHLETFTERFAGFPVKVRPLSRFQTDKEARDTLAGLTDGTVDMVIGTHRILTEKVIFKDLGLMIIDEEQRFGVEHKDALKKLKTNVDILAMSATPIPRTLEMAVTGIREMSTLQTPPEDRHPILSYVGPRNDKQIAAAIRRELLREGQVFYVHNRVSSIQRVAAELAELVPEARIAVAHGQMGEHALEQVVDDFWERRADVLVCTTIVETGLDISNANTIIIDRADKYGLSQLHQLRGRVGRARERAYAYFLHDDTKPLSETAADRLETIAVNNDLGSGMQVALKDLELRGAGNLLGAEQAGHIAGVGFDLYLRMIGEAVATFRGEETEGPTELRLELPVDARLPEAYIDSERLRLEAYQKLSAAASATAKDDAIDAVVDELRDRYGEPPSDVEGLIAVARLRRRAAQAGLADVVAMGPNLRIAPAHLPDSIRVRLQRLHPKAKIVAGGDALVVPLPAHESDAELIAWVAQLLDQIFPVPTAAPAEAASA; from the coding sequence GTGACAATTCCCGGGATCGTGCGCGCCCTCGAGCAGGCTGACTCGTTCCGGGAGGCGGCTTCGCTGGCCGTCGCAGACGTCGACCTCTCTCTCGTCGACGGCCTCGACGCCCCCGCGCTCGCGGGTCTGCTGGAGCGACGGCGCGCCGGTGGTCGACCGGCGGCGCTGCTGGTGATCGCCCCGACCGGGCGGCGCGCCGAGAGCATCGGGCCCGCGCTGTCGGCCGTGCTCCCCGGCGCAGAGGTGCTGCACTTCCCGGCGTGGGAGACGCTGCCGCACGAGCGGCTCAGCCCGAGTCCCGAGACGGTCGGCCGGCGCATCGCGGTGCTCCGTCGCATCGCCACGTGGGACGGCGCGACGCCACTCATCGTCACCGCGTCGGTGCGCAGCGCCCTGCAGCCCGTCGCCGCGGGCCTCGGCGACGTCGAGCCCGTCGACCTGCGGGTCGGCGCACGCGGATACGACCTCGAGACGGTCGTCGCGCGCCTCGTCGAGCTCGCGTACCACCGCGTCGACATGGTCTCGCGCCGTGGCGAGTTCGCCGTCCGTGGCGGCATCCTCGACGTCTTCCCGCCGACCGCCGACCACCCGCTGCGCGTGGATTTCTTCGGCGACGAGGTGGACGCCATCCGCGCCTTCTCCGTCGCCGACCAGCGCTCGCTCCCGGGCGAGGTGCCCGCGGTCACGCTCATGGCGAGCCGTGAGCTGCTGCTCACCGACGACGTCCGCGCGAGGGCGGCGCAGCTGCGCGACGAGTTCCCGGGCCTGCGCGCGATGCTCGAGAAGATGGCGGAGGGGATCCCCGTCGAAGGCATGGAGTCGCTCACACCGATCCTCCTCGACACGCTCTCGCCCCTCGCGGACTTCCTCCCGGAGGGCGCCGCGGTCGCACTCGTCGACCCCGAGCGTGCCGTCACGCGCGCCATGACGCTCGGCGAGACCAACCGCGAGTTCCTCGACGCGGCGTGGTCGGCCGCGACCGCCGGCGCACGCGTCCCGATCGATCTGGACTCGGGCGACTTCCTCACCCTGCCCGAGCTGCGCGACGCCGCGCACGCGCGCGGCGGCGTGTGGTGGACGCTGTCGGCATTCGACTCCGGCGCGTCGGATGCGGCGGCCGAGGGCCTGGAGGTCGCCGAGGGCAGCGCCGTGCGCATCCGCGCCCGCGCGGTGCCGTCGTTCCAGGGCAACGTCGACGGCGCGACGGCCCACATCGGCGAGCTGCTCGCCGACGGGTGGAGCGTCGTGGTCGCCGCATCCGGCTCGGGGCTCGTCGACCGAGCCCGCGACGTGCTCGCCGACCGCGGCATCGCCGCGCGGCGCGTCGACGACGTCCGCGGCGTGCCCGAGCCGGGCGTCGCGCACGTCGTCGCCGCCTCGCTCGAGCGCGGCTTCGAGCTGCCCGAGGTGCGGTTCGCCGTCCTCACCGAGACGGAGTTCTACGGCCGCACGATCGGCGGCGACTCGCGCGTTGTGAAGAAGCTCGCGTCGCGCCGGCGGAACGTCGTGGACCCGCTGCAGCTGAAGCCCGGCGACTTCGTGGTGCATGCCACGCACGGCATCGGCAAGTTCGTCGAGCTCGCGCAGCGCGAGGTCTCCAGCGGCGGTCGCAACCCCACGAAGACGACGCGCGAGTACGTCGTGCTGGAGTACGCGCCCTCCAAGCGCGGGTATCCGGGCGACAAGCTCTTCGTGCCGACCGACCAGCTCGACCTGCTGTCGCGCTACGTCGGCGGCGAGGCGCCGACCCTCTCGAAGATGGGCGGCAGCGACTGGGCCGCCGCGAAGGGACGCGCGCGCAAGGCCGTGCGCGACATCGCGGTCGAGCTCGTGAAGCTCTACTCCGCCCGCATGGCGTCGAAGGGTCACGCGTTCGGCCCCGACACGCCGTGGCAGCGCGAGCTCGAAGAGGCGTTCCCGTTCGCCGAGACGCCCGACCAGCTGCAGACGATCGACGAGATCAAGGCCGACATGGAGAAGCCCATCCCCATGGACCGGCTGCTCTCGGGCGACGTCGGGTTCGGCAAGACCGAGGTGGCGGTGCGTGCCGCATTCAAGGCCATCCAGGACGGCAAGCAGGTCGCGATGCTCGTGCCGACGACACTGCTGGTCAAGCAGCACCTCGAGACCTTCACGGAGCGCTTCGCCGGCTTCCCCGTGAAGGTGCGCCCGCTGTCGCGGTTCCAGACCGACAAGGAAGCGCGCGACACGCTCGCGGGGCTCACCGACGGCACCGTCGACATGGTCATCGGCACGCACCGCATCCTCACCGAGAAAGTGATCTTCAAGGATCTCGGGCTCATGATCATCGACGAGGAGCAGCGTTTCGGCGTCGAGCACAAGGACGCCCTGAAGAAACTGAAGACGAACGTCGACATCCTCGCCATGAGTGCGACGCCCATCCCGCGCACGCTGGAGATGGCCGTCACCGGCATCCGCGAGATGTCGACGCTGCAGACGCCGCCCGAAGACCGGCACCCGATCCTGTCGTATGTCGGGCCGCGCAACGACAAGCAGATCGCCGCCGCCATTCGTCGCGAGCTGCTGCGCGAGGGCCAGGTGTTCTACGTGCACAACCGCGTGTCCTCGATCCAGCGCGTCGCCGCGGAGCTGGCCGAGCTCGTGCCCGAGGCGCGCATCGCCGTCGCCCACGGGCAGATGGGGGAGCACGCGCTCGAGCAGGTCGTCGACGACTTCTGGGAGCGGCGCGCCGACGTCCTGGTCTGCACGACGATCGTGGAGACGGGCCTGGACATCTCCAACGCGAACACGATCATCATCGACCGCGCCGACAAGTACGGTCTGTCGCAGCTGCACCAGCTGCGCGGGCGCGTCGGCCGCGCTCGCGAGCGCGCGTACGCGTACTTCCTGCACGACGACACCAAGCCGCTGTCGGAGACGGCGGCAGACCGCCTCGAGACGATCGCGGTGAACAACGACCTCGGCAGCGGCATGCAGGTGGCGCTGAAGGACCTCGAGCTGCGCGGCGCGGGCAACCTCCTCGGTGCCGAGCAGGCCGGTCACATCGCGGGCGTCGGGTTCGACCTGTACCTGCGGATGATCGGCGAGGCCGTCGCGACGTTCCGCGGCGAGGAGACCGAGGGCCCGACCGAGCTGCGGCTCGAGCTGCCCGTCGACGCGCGCCTCCCCGAGGCCTACATCGACAGCGAGCGGCTGCGCCTCGAGGCGTACCAGAAGCTCTCCGCCGCGGCATCCGCGACGGCCAAGGACGACGCGATCGACGCGGTCGTCGATGAGCTGCGCGACCGCTACGGCGAGCCGCCGAGCGACGTCGAGGGGCTCATCGCCGTCGCCCGGCTGCGCCGCCGCGCCGCGCAGGCGGGCCTCGCCGACGTCGTCGCGATGGGTCCGAACCTGCGCATCGCCCCGGCGCATCTGCCGGATTCGATCCGCGTGCGCCTGCAGCGGCTGCATCCGAAGGCCAAGATCGTGGCCGGCGGCGACGCGCTCGTCGTGCCGCTGCCTGCGCACGAGAGCGACGCGGAGCTCATCGCGTGGGTCGCGCAGTTGCTTGACCAGATCTTCCCGGTGCCGACCGCGGCTCCCGCCGAGGCCGCGTCGGCCTGA
- a CDS encoding NAD(P)-dependent alcohol dehydrogenase has product MTMTAAVVHRYGAPDVVRIERVPAPRPRPGEVVVDVSAASVNSGDARIRGAHFPPGFATPARLALGLRGPRRGILGVAVAGTVREVAPDVADLAVGQRVCGMTGARFGAHAEQVAVAARRLSLIPDAVDDEQAAAVLFGGTTALWFLRDRASVAPGERVLVVGGAGAVGSHAVQVARALGAHVTATASTRNVEVVRALGADEVIDRTHASLGGLGARFDVVFDTAGVLHPSAASTLLRPDGRLILAAATLAETLFARRPTITGTASESPALVAHLLAWVADGTLAPLVDAVVPLDRIAEAYARVDSGRKVGTVLVRP; this is encoded by the coding sequence ATGACCATGACCGCTGCTGTCGTCCACCGATACGGCGCCCCCGACGTCGTCCGCATCGAACGCGTGCCCGCACCCCGCCCGCGCCCGGGCGAGGTCGTGGTCGATGTCTCGGCGGCCTCCGTGAACTCCGGCGACGCGCGCATCCGCGGCGCGCACTTCCCCCCCGGCTTCGCGACCCCGGCCCGCCTCGCGCTCGGTCTCCGCGGGCCGCGCCGCGGCATCCTCGGCGTCGCGGTCGCAGGCACCGTGCGCGAGGTCGCACCGGATGTCGCCGACCTCGCCGTCGGGCAGCGCGTGTGCGGGATGACCGGCGCGCGTTTCGGCGCCCACGCCGAGCAGGTCGCCGTCGCCGCGCGGCGGCTGAGCCTGATCCCGGATGCCGTCGACGACGAGCAGGCTGCGGCGGTGCTGTTCGGCGGCACGACCGCGCTGTGGTTCCTCCGCGACAGAGCGAGCGTCGCGCCCGGGGAACGCGTGCTCGTCGTCGGCGGCGCGGGCGCCGTCGGTTCGCACGCCGTTCAGGTCGCGCGTGCCCTGGGGGCACACGTCACGGCGACCGCGAGCACGCGCAACGTCGAGGTCGTCCGCGCGCTCGGCGCCGACGAGGTCATCGACCGCACGCACGCGTCGCTCGGCGGCCTCGGCGCGCGCTTCGACGTCGTGTTCGACACGGCCGGGGTGCTGCATCCGTCCGCGGCGTCGACCCTGCTGCGTCCGGACGGCCGGCTCATCCTCGCCGCGGCGACGCTCGCCGAGACCCTCTTCGCGCGTCGCCCCACGATCACGGGCACGGCCAGCGAATCGCCCGCGCTCGTGGCCCACCTCCTCGCGTGGGTCGCCGACGGCACGCTCGCACCGCTCGTCGACGCCGTCGTGCCGCTCGACCGCATCGCCGAGGCCTACGCGCGCGTGGACTCCGGTCGCAAGGTCGGCACCGTCCTGGTCCGCCCCTGA
- a CDS encoding 50S ribosomal protein L25/general stress protein Ctc, producing the protein MSEDNKVHAEVRESFGKGHARRLRAAGKIPAVLYGHGTDPQHLALPGHQMSLLVRRANALLELDLAAGTQLALVKDVQKDPVHQIIEHIDLLVVRRGEKIAVDVPVVIVGEPQSGTIATLDSATVSLEVEATHIPENIEVDVEEKEDGYRVTAGDLVLPRGATLVTDPEALIVAVAIPLATLAAEEEIAEADAAVAEEQAEESAEETEGGESEASDSE; encoded by the coding sequence ATGTCGGAAGACAACAAGGTCCACGCCGAGGTGCGCGAGAGCTTCGGCAAGGGCCACGCCCGCCGTCTGCGCGCCGCCGGCAAGATCCCGGCCGTGCTCTACGGTCACGGCACCGACCCGCAGCACCTGGCGCTGCCGGGCCACCAGATGTCGCTGCTCGTCCGTCGCGCCAACGCGCTGCTCGAGCTGGACCTCGCCGCCGGCACCCAGCTCGCGCTCGTGAAGGACGTGCAGAAGGACCCGGTGCACCAGATCATCGAGCACATCGACCTGCTCGTGGTCCGGCGCGGTGAGAAGATCGCCGTCGACGTGCCCGTCGTGATCGTGGGCGAGCCGCAGTCCGGCACGATCGCGACTCTCGACAGCGCCACCGTGTCGCTCGAGGTCGAGGCCACCCACATCCCGGAGAACATCGAGGTCGACGTCGAGGAGAAGGAGGACGGCTACCGCGTGACCGCCGGCGACCTCGTCCTCCCGCGCGGTGCGACGCTCGTCACCGACCCCGAGGCGCTCATCGTCGCCGTCGCGATCCCGCTGGCGACCCTCGCCGCCGAGGAGGAGATCGCCGAGGCCGACGCCGCGGTCGCCGAGGAGCAGGCCGAGGAGTCCGCCGAGGAGACCGAGGGCGGCGAGTCCGAGGCATCCGACTCGGAGTGA
- the pth gene encoding aminoacyl-tRNA hydrolase: MPDTWLVVGLGNPGPRYAATRHNVGQMVVDELASRRGESFSSHRANARVAETWLRPGAAKLVLAKPNSFMNVSGGPVTGLAQYYGVDPERVVVVHDELDIPFDTLRLKAGGGHGGHNGVRDVAKALGTPEFPRVRVGIGRPPGRQDPADWVLDPFAAVERTTLPILVGDAADAVELLVDEGLLAAQQRFHAPR, from the coding sequence ATGCCCGACACGTGGCTCGTCGTGGGACTCGGCAACCCGGGGCCGCGCTACGCCGCCACGCGGCACAACGTCGGCCAGATGGTCGTCGACGAGCTGGCGTCCCGGCGCGGCGAGTCGTTCTCGTCGCACCGCGCCAACGCGCGCGTCGCCGAGACGTGGCTGCGTCCCGGCGCGGCCAAGCTCGTGCTCGCGAAGCCGAACAGCTTCATGAACGTGTCGGGGGGTCCCGTCACCGGCCTCGCGCAGTACTACGGCGTCGACCCCGAGCGCGTCGTGGTCGTGCACGACGAGCTCGACATCCCGTTCGACACCCTCCGGCTGAAGGCCGGCGGCGGCCACGGCGGCCACAACGGCGTCCGCGATGTGGCGAAGGCGCTCGGCACGCCCGAGTTCCCGCGCGTGCGCGTGGGCATCGGTCGCCCGCCGGGGCGGCAGGATCCCGCCGACTGGGTGCTCGATCCATTCGCGGCCGTCGAGCGCACCACCCTGCCGATCCTCGTCGGCGATGCCGCAGACGCCGTGGAGCTGCTGGTCGACGAGGGCCTCCTCGCCGCCCAGCAGCGCTTCCACGCGCCGCGCTGA
- a CDS encoding phosphoenolpyruvate carboxylase gives MRELTPTEAIDLVGRFEAGQELPERMRADVRLLGSLLGRVLRESGSPGLFEDVERLRSATIQAYTDETPEAFERAAAIADGFSISRADEVARAFTCYFHLVNLAEEHQRVRVLRERDTASRPADATDSLPAALARLSEEIGEDTALARLRNLRFHPVFTAHPTEARRRAVSSSIRRLSELLEDYDAPDRAGSAQRRAERRMLEEIDVLWRTAPLRAEKPSPTDEVRAVMAVFDETLYTAVPHVYRRIDDVLQGEGAGAKPPIVEPFVRVGSWVGGDRDGNPFVTAKVTRKAAAIASEHILLGLERTALRIGRGLTLDASTTPPSDELAALWRRLRAADEDAAADIAKRSPDEPHRRVLLLLARKIAATRTRDADLAYRDPEQLLADLRVVQSSLAAAGALRQAYGHLQQLIWQVQTYGFHLAELEVRQHSAVHRAVLADLEAGKTTEQTEEVLEVFRAIAYVQERFGPRAAGRYIVSFTQSAEDLANVHRLARHAVGPDGTPPVLDVVPLFETFADLRAAPGIMAEIVDHPEFASRLEVTGRRLEVMLGYSDSSKDVGPVAANLALYEAQAEIAEWARRERIELTLFHGRGGALGRGGGPANSAILAQPPHSVDGRFKLTEQGEVIFARYGDPAIAMRHIDQVAAAILMASAASIEERNRAAAERYAEVAATMDAASRDRFFSLVKAPGFAPWFARVTPMEELGHLALGSRPARRGLSVESLADLRAIPWVFAWTQARINLAGWFGLGTALEAVGDEEKLRAAYREWPLLRTLVDNVAMSLAKADARIARRYLALGDRDDLADLVMSEMELTRSWVIRVTGGEELLSTKPVLQRAVKMRSPYVDALSLLQLRALRALRDADADAPADPEHERLLLLSVSGVAAGLQNTG, from the coding sequence CGGTCTCTTCGAAGACGTCGAGCGGCTGCGGTCCGCGACCATCCAGGCCTACACGGACGAGACCCCGGAAGCCTTCGAGCGCGCCGCGGCGATCGCCGACGGGTTCTCCATCTCCCGTGCCGACGAGGTCGCGCGCGCGTTCACGTGCTACTTCCATCTCGTGAACCTCGCCGAGGAGCACCAGCGCGTGCGGGTGCTGCGCGAGCGCGACACCGCCTCGCGGCCCGCCGACGCCACCGATTCGCTCCCCGCCGCCCTCGCACGGCTCTCGGAGGAGATCGGCGAGGACACCGCGCTCGCGCGCCTGCGCAATCTGCGCTTCCACCCCGTCTTCACGGCCCACCCCACCGAGGCCCGCCGCCGCGCCGTGTCCTCCAGCATCCGCCGGCTCTCGGAACTCCTCGAGGACTACGACGCGCCCGACCGCGCCGGCTCGGCGCAGCGCCGCGCTGAGCGTCGCATGCTCGAGGAGATCGACGTGCTGTGGCGCACCGCTCCGCTGCGCGCCGAGAAGCCCTCACCCACCGACGAGGTGCGCGCGGTCATGGCGGTGTTCGACGAGACGCTCTACACCGCCGTGCCGCACGTCTACCGGCGCATCGACGACGTCCTCCAGGGCGAGGGCGCCGGCGCGAAGCCGCCGATCGTCGAGCCGTTCGTGCGCGTGGGGTCGTGGGTCGGCGGCGACCGCGACGGCAACCCGTTCGTCACCGCGAAGGTCACGCGCAAGGCGGCCGCGATCGCGAGCGAGCACATCCTCCTCGGCCTCGAGCGCACCGCGCTGCGGATCGGTCGCGGGCTCACGCTCGACGCCTCGACCACGCCGCCGAGCGACGAGCTGGCCGCACTGTGGCGGCGGCTGCGCGCAGCTGACGAGGACGCGGCGGCCGACATCGCCAAGCGCTCCCCCGACGAGCCCCACCGCCGCGTGCTGCTGCTGCTGGCCCGCAAGATCGCGGCGACCCGGACCCGCGACGCCGACCTCGCCTACCGCGACCCCGAGCAGCTGCTCGCCGATCTCCGCGTCGTGCAGTCCTCGCTCGCGGCGGCCGGCGCGCTACGGCAGGCGTACGGACACCTGCAGCAGCTCATCTGGCAGGTGCAGACCTACGGCTTCCACCTCGCCGAGCTCGAGGTGCGCCAGCATTCCGCCGTGCACCGGGCCGTCCTCGCCGACCTCGAAGCGGGCAAGACGACCGAGCAGACCGAGGAGGTGCTCGAGGTCTTCCGCGCGATCGCATACGTCCAGGAGCGCTTCGGGCCCCGCGCCGCCGGCCGCTACATCGTGTCGTTCACCCAGTCGGCCGAGGACCTCGCGAACGTGCACCGCCTCGCGCGGCACGCGGTCGGGCCCGACGGCACGCCCCCGGTCCTCGACGTCGTCCCGCTGTTCGAGACGTTCGCCGACCTGCGGGCGGCCCCCGGGATCATGGCCGAGATCGTCGATCACCCCGAGTTCGCGTCGCGGCTGGAGGTCACCGGCCGGCGGCTGGAGGTCATGCTCGGATACTCCGACTCGTCGAAGGACGTCGGGCCGGTCGCGGCGAACCTCGCGCTGTACGAGGCGCAGGCCGAGATCGCCGAATGGGCGCGCCGCGAGCGCATCGAGCTGACGCTCTTCCACGGCCGCGGCGGCGCCCTCGGGCGCGGCGGCGGGCCGGCGAACTCGGCGATCCTCGCCCAGCCCCCGCACTCCGTCGACGGCCGGTTCAAGCTCACCGAGCAGGGCGAGGTGATCTTCGCCCGCTACGGCGACCCCGCCATCGCGATGCGGCACATCGACCAGGTCGCCGCCGCGATCCTCATGGCCTCGGCGGCGTCGATCGAGGAGCGCAACCGCGCCGCCGCCGAGCGCTACGCCGAGGTCGCGGCGACGATGGACGCCGCCTCCCGCGACCGATTCTTCTCGCTCGTGAAGGCTCCGGGCTTCGCGCCATGGTTCGCGCGCGTCACGCCGATGGAGGAGCTCGGGCACCTCGCGCTGGGCTCGCGCCCGGCCCGCCGCGGGCTGTCGGTCGAGTCGCTCGCCGACCTGCGGGCGATCCCGTGGGTGTTCGCGTGGACGCAGGCGCGCATCAACCTCGCCGGCTGGTTCGGCCTGGGAACGGCGCTGGAGGCCGTGGGCGACGAGGAGAAGCTGCGCGCCGCGTACCGCGAGTGGCCCCTCCTGCGGACGCTCGTGGACAACGTGGCGATGAGCCTCGCGAAAGCCGACGCCCGGATCGCGCGGCGCTACCTCGCGCTCGGCGATCGCGATGACCTCGCCGACCTCGTCATGTCGGAGATGGAGCTCACGCGCTCGTGGGTGATCCGCGTGACCGGCGGCGAGGAGCTCCTCTCCACGAAGCCCGTGCTCCAGCGCGCCGTGAAGATGCGCAGCCCCTACGTCGACGCGCTCTCGCTCCTGCAGCTGCGCGCGCTGCGGGCGCTCCGGGATGCGGACGCCGACGCTCCGGCCGACCCCGAGCACGAGCGCCTGCTGCTGCTCTCGGTCAGCGGCGTCGCGGCCGGCCTGCAGAACACGGGCTGA